CGGACAACGGTTATGAAGGCCGGAACTGGCGGGATGATTTTCAACTGACCCTTCATATCCAAGATGATGTCAACATTACCAGGAAGACCGGTAACATCTTTCTGACCAATATCCATCGGCTCTACGCCGGCAATGAGGTGGAACCGAGTTTTGAAGACGATGATCTGATGGATTATTTCCTGGGCAAACGGCCAACCGGCAAGACCACCGATTCCAAGGTAGATCTGGGGAGTATCGTCCGGGAGATCGATGAGCTTGTGGTAATAAACGATGAGGCCCATCATATCCATGACAACCGGCTGGCCTGGTTCAAATCCATTGAGGATATCCACAACCGGTTGAAACAAAAAGACCATTTTCTGTCCCTGCAGGTAGATGTTACCGCCACCCCCAAGCATAATAACGGCGCCATCTTTGTCCAGACCGTGTCCGATTACCCCTTGGTGGAGGCTATTACCCAGAATGTGGTGAAGCACCCGGTTTTGCCGGATTCCGCCAGCCGGGCCAAGCTTGCCGAACGCCAGAGTTCAATCTTCACCGAAAAGTACACCGACTACCTGCACCTCGGAGTTGAGGAATGGCGCAAGGCTTACGACGAGCATAAAAGGATGGGCAAGAAGGCGATCCTCTTTGTGATGACCGATGACACCAGGAATTGCGATGAAGTGGCCGAGTACCTGGAGGGCAATTTCCCGGAATTGAAGGCTGGCGTCTTGGTCATTCATACCAAGAACAACGGCGAGATCTCGGAGGCGGCCAGCGGCAAGGCCAAGGAGGAGCTTGAGCAGTTGCGGAAGCAATCAAATGAGATCGACGGTTGGGAATCGCCGTTCAAGGCCATCGTCTCGGTCTTGATGCTTAAAGAAGGATGGGACGTGAAAAATGTGACCACCATTGTTGGGCTGCGGGCCTATTCGGCCAAGAGCAGCATTTTGCCCGAGCAGACTTTGGGACGCGGGCTGCGGCGGATGTATCCGGGCAGTGATGCCGAGGAGTATGTCAGCGTGGTGGGAACCGACGCCTTTATGGATTTTGTTGAATCCATCCAGAGCGAAGGGGTTGAACTTGAACGCAAAGCCATGGGGCAGGGAACCAAGCCAAAAACACCGATTATTGTTGAGATTGACATTGAGAATACCGGCAAGGATCTGGAAAAGCTGGATATTCAGATTCCGGTGCTCTCCCCGAGGATCTTTCGGAATTACAAGAACCTTGAAGATCTCGCACCGGATGTCTTCAACAGCAAGAAGCTCCAATACCGGGAGTTTTCCGATGAGGAAAAACGGGAGATCGTTTTTAAGGATATAACCACCGGCGAAATAAGCCATACCACGGTGCTTGATTCCGGGGCAGTTACCGACTACCGGAGCGTAGTCGGCTATTTCACTCAAGCGATCATGAAAGACCTCAGGCTGGTCAGTGGTTACGATGTCCTGTACGGCAAGGTCAAAGAGTTTATCCGGGATCATCTCTTTGAAAAGGAGATTGAAATAGATGATCTGAACACCCTGCGGAACCTGTCAGAGCTTGAGGCCACCCGCACGGTCATTGAAACATTTAAAAAGAAAATCAACGAACTGACGGTAAAAGATCGAGGTGATGCCGAAATAAAGGATTATATCAAAACCCGCTTGACCAGGCCTTTCGTGGTGAAGGAACAGGGCTATATTGTGCCGAGAAAATCCGTCTTCAACAAAATAATCGGCGACAGCGGGCTTGAGTTAGAGTTTGCCGGCTTTCTTGAAAATTGTGAAGACGTAATATCTTATGTCAAGAATTACATGGCGGTCAATTTCCGTCTGGACTATGTCAACGCCAAGGGAGA
The window above is part of the Desulfobulbaceae bacterium genome. Proteins encoded here:
- a CDS encoding type III restriction endonuclease subunit R, yielding MAIHPDFPFSPYVILSPDVRWFPADEVLRESSYEKLLPPLVHALRRKVKAWRESGYEGAADTSIALLNWWFAKEHLLPCADGTTRSFQYYYAQREAVETVVYLYDAVRVKDKYDLLRFDSSGAVSASMFDEEWRRFVIKMATGSGKTKVMSLVLAWCYFHKLYEPDSELARNFLVIAPNIIVLDRIRTDFDGLRIFFADPVLPDNGYEGRNWRDDFQLTLHIQDDVNITRKTGNIFLTNIHRLYAGNEVEPSFEDDDLMDYFLGKRPTGKTTDSKVDLGSIVREIDELVVINDEAHHIHDNRLAWFKSIEDIHNRLKQKDHFLSLQVDVTATPKHNNGAIFVQTVSDYPLVEAITQNVVKHPVLPDSASRAKLAERQSSIFTEKYTDYLHLGVEEWRKAYDEHKRMGKKAILFVMTDDTRNCDEVAEYLEGNFPELKAGVLVIHTKNNGEISEAASGKAKEELEQLRKQSNEIDGWESPFKAIVSVLMLKEGWDVKNVTTIVGLRAYSAKSSILPEQTLGRGLRRMYPGSDAEEYVSVVGTDAFMDFVESIQSEGVELERKAMGQGTKPKTPIIVEIDIENTGKDLEKLDIQIPVLSPRIFRNYKNLEDLAPDVFNSKKLQYREFSDEEKREIVFKDITTGEISHTTVLDSGAVTDYRSVVGYFTQAIMKDLRLVSGYDVLYGKVKEFIRDHLFEKEIEIDDLNTLRNLSELEATRTVIETFKKKINELTVKDRGDAEIKDYIKTRLTRPFVVKEQGYIVPRKSVFNKIIGDSGLELEFAGFLENCEDVISYVKNYMAVNFRLDYVNAKGDISNYYPDFVVRISDSQYFIVETKGQEDLDVPLKMERLKQWCDDINKEQRENIFDYVFVDEENFQKFKPATFAQLVRTFREYKD